Proteins encoded together in one Synechococcus sp. A15-62 window:
- a CDS encoding glycosyltransferase family 4 protein, with amino-acid sequence MAQIAWLGKKSPFCGNVSYGISTTEALRKRGHQVHFIHFDNPRSPERDNTSLLANDPDVSLPYLVKSQVYTIPSPGAQRELRESLERLQPDLVHASLTLSPLDFRLPELCQQLGVPLVATFHPPFDAGLRNLTAGTQQLTYQLYAPALARYDRVIVFSQLQADFLERLGVPADRLTVIPNGVDTDRWCPTSPGTISLMHQQVRQRLGRERIVLYMGRLATEKNVEALLRAWRLVSPEGCRLVIVGDGPLRNSLMNQFNDDRILWWGHEPDLDTRVALLQCAEVFILPSLVEGLSLALLEAMASGTACVATDAGADGEVLEQGAGIVLSTQGVTTQLRTLLPVLRDQPVLTAELGRKARLRALERYTISSNIDALEQLYADLMLTSTVAA; translated from the coding sequence TTGGCGCAGATTGCGTGGCTCGGCAAGAAGTCTCCCTTCTGCGGGAATGTGTCCTACGGGATCAGCACCACAGAGGCCCTGCGCAAACGCGGGCATCAGGTGCACTTCATCCATTTCGATAACCCGCGCAGCCCGGAGCGCGACAACACATCGCTGCTGGCCAACGACCCGGACGTCAGCCTGCCCTATCTGGTCAAATCGCAGGTCTACACGATCCCTTCCCCCGGAGCGCAGCGGGAGCTGAGGGAATCCCTGGAGCGGCTGCAGCCCGATCTCGTGCACGCCAGCCTCACCCTTTCGCCCCTGGATTTCCGCCTACCGGAGCTCTGTCAACAGCTGGGCGTGCCCCTGGTGGCCACCTTTCATCCCCCCTTCGATGCAGGCCTGCGCAACCTGACTGCAGGCACCCAACAGCTCACATACCAGCTGTATGCACCGGCCCTGGCCCGCTACGACCGGGTGATCGTGTTTTCACAGCTGCAGGCGGATTTTCTTGAGCGCCTCGGCGTTCCAGCCGATCGTCTGACGGTGATTCCCAATGGTGTGGACACCGACCGCTGGTGCCCCACCAGCCCCGGCACCATTTCTCTGATGCATCAGCAGGTGCGGCAACGGCTGGGCCGAGAACGGATCGTGCTCTACATGGGGCGCCTGGCGACGGAGAAAAACGTTGAAGCCCTGCTGCGGGCCTGGCGTCTGGTCTCACCGGAGGGCTGCCGTTTGGTGATCGTCGGCGACGGGCCGCTGCGCAACAGCCTGATGAACCAGTTCAACGACGATCGGATCCTCTGGTGGGGCCACGAGCCAGACCTGGACACCCGGGTTGCACTGCTCCAGTGCGCTGAGGTCTTCATCCTGCCGAGCCTGGTGGAGGGCCTGTCGCTGGCCTTGCTGGAGGCGATGGCCAGCGGAACAGCATGCGTTGCCACCGATGCTGGTGCCGATGGCGAGGTGCTCGAACAAGGGGCGGGAATCGTGCTGAGCACCCAGGGCGTCACCACCCAATTGCGCACGCTGCTGCCGGTGCTCAGGGACCAGCCGGTGCTGACGGCGGAACTGGGCCGCAAAGCCCGCCTCCGCGCCCTGGAGCGCTACACGATCTCAAGCAACATCGACGCCCTCGAACAGCTCTACGCCGACCTGATGCTGACCAGCACGGTCGCCGCATGA
- a CDS encoding isoprenylcysteine carboxylmethyltransferase family protein: MFSDWGFSWGGWLDNRRGEWWLLAQLLLITAHLLPAWPAPASFGVAIWPKPLFGLGLLLLAFGLFRALEAFRCLGTSLSPLPAPKPANRLIATGAYAVCRHPLYRAVLLCSAGVVLATGSPLHLLLLVSLAAVLRGKARFEEQGLRALHPDYGQYAAVTPAIVGWVPGLDWR, from the coding sequence ATGTTTTCCGATTGGGGCTTCAGTTGGGGCGGCTGGTTGGACAACCGCCGCGGTGAGTGGTGGCTGCTGGCCCAGCTGCTGCTGATCACGGCCCATCTGCTGCCGGCCTGGCCTGCTCCGGCCAGCTTCGGTGTTGCGATTTGGCCCAAACCCTTGTTTGGGCTGGGCTTGTTGCTGTTGGCTTTTGGCCTGTTTCGGGCCCTTGAGGCGTTTCGCTGTCTCGGGACCAGCCTTTCGCCGCTGCCGGCGCCCAAGCCGGCGAATCGGTTGATCGCCACAGGTGCATACGCCGTCTGCCGGCATCCCTTGTACCGGGCAGTGCTGCTGTGTTCTGCAGGCGTGGTGCTGGCCACAGGCAGCCCGCTGCATCTGTTGCTGTTGGTCAGCCTGGCGGCTGTGCTGCGTGGCAAAGCCCGCTTCGAGGAGCAGGGGTTACGGGCGCTGCATCCGGATTACGGCCAATACGCCGCAGTCACCCCGGCGATTGTGGGCTGGGTTCCTGGATTGGACTGGCGGTGA
- a CDS encoding acireductone dioxygenase, with product MSRLSIFPDESAAHAPNGPMPLLESNDPAVIQAELSRRGIGFEQWPAEQGLPEGVDQATILEAYADAIARVQRDGGYVTVDAIRMTPDHPDREPLRCKFLEEHTHAEDEVRFFVEGCGLFVLHIGSEVLSVLCERGDLMRVPAGTRHWFDMGSQPRFCAVRWFNNPEGWVAQYTGSSIAQRFPRLD from the coding sequence ATGAGTCGTCTCAGCATCTTTCCAGACGAAAGCGCAGCCCATGCTCCAAATGGGCCTATGCCTTTGCTGGAGAGCAACGATCCGGCGGTGATTCAGGCGGAGCTCAGCCGCAGGGGCATCGGATTTGAGCAATGGCCGGCGGAGCAGGGTCTGCCGGAGGGGGTCGACCAGGCCACCATCCTCGAGGCCTATGCCGATGCCATCGCTCGGGTTCAACGCGATGGTGGTTACGTCACGGTCGACGCGATACGAATGACGCCGGATCATCCCGATCGCGAGCCCCTGCGCTGCAAGTTCCTTGAGGAGCACACCCATGCCGAAGACGAAGTGCGCTTTTTTGTGGAAGGGTGCGGCTTGTTTGTGCTGCACATCGGTTCCGAGGTGCTCAGCGTGCTGTGCGAACGGGGCGACCTGATGCGGGTCCCAGCAGGGACCCGTCATTGGTTTGACATGGGTTCTCAGCCCCGGTTCTGTGCTGTGCGTTGGTTCAACAACCCCGAGGGCTGGGTGGCGCAGTACACCGGCAGCAGCATCGCCCAGCGATTTCCCAGGCTTGACTGA
- the cobI gene encoding precorrin-2 C(20)-methyltransferase has protein sequence MGVGPGDPSLLTLAAVEAIRKAEVVAYPVGRPGGDSMAAKIAAAWIRSDHQRLPLLFPMVEAAEPRRTAWGAAAQELQQAIRSGQQVALLCEGDASLFASCSYVLLALRQAWPDCPISVIPGITSCSAAAAAGLWPLALQQDQLLLRPCPDTPEELEQVLDTAAATGQVLALLKLGRRWSWVQPLLKQRGLLQQALFAERVGWPDQQICCADAVKAEPRPYFSLLLIRQGWPEVLP, from the coding sequence GTGGGGGTCGGCCCCGGCGATCCTTCCCTGCTCACCCTGGCCGCCGTTGAAGCCATCCGCAAAGCGGAGGTGGTGGCCTACCCGGTCGGACGACCGGGGGGCGACAGCATGGCCGCCAAAATCGCCGCGGCCTGGATCCGCAGCGACCATCAGCGCCTGCCCTTGTTGTTCCCGATGGTGGAAGCCGCCGAACCGCGGCGCACCGCCTGGGGAGCGGCAGCGCAGGAACTGCAGCAAGCCATCCGTTCCGGCCAGCAGGTGGCACTGCTGTGTGAGGGAGATGCGTCGCTGTTTGCGAGTTGCAGCTACGTGCTGCTGGCCTTGCGTCAGGCGTGGCCCGACTGTCCCATCAGCGTGATTCCCGGCATCACCTCCTGCTCGGCAGCCGCGGCTGCGGGCCTCTGGCCCCTCGCTCTGCAGCAGGACCAACTGCTGTTGCGCCCTTGCCCCGACACACCCGAGGAGCTGGAGCAGGTGCTGGACACCGCCGCGGCAACGGGGCAAGTTCTGGCCCTGCTGAAGCTGGGTCGGCGCTGGAGTTGGGTGCAACCCCTGCTGAAGCAGCGAGGCCTGCTGCAACAAGCACTGTTTGCCGAGCGGGTCGGCTGGCCCGACCAGCAGATCTGTTGTGCGGATGCCGTTAAGGCCGAACCTCGCCCCTACTTCTCGCTGCTGCTGATCCGGCAGGGTTGGCCGGAGGTGCTGCCCTAG
- the proC gene encoding pyrroline-5-carboxylate reductase — protein MAQALVVPLLERGRIPPDQLLAVVGGSGSLEQRRGGLPAGIGLVAADDPSAQQVWTAPIQLLAVKPQQLDAVAAAAAPVAGQPLLISVLAGVSLARLQRLFPGHRCVRAVPNTPALVGAGLTALAWGEGIDQGQRDQVRQLFADVGEVLELAEAKLDAFLALTSSGPAFVALVAEAMADGAVAAGLPRDLALRLSHRTLAGTAELLDRRNLHPAQLKDMVTSPGGTTIAGVRALERIGLRSALIEAVVAAAERSRELA, from the coding sequence ATGGCTCAGGCCCTTGTGGTTCCTCTCCTGGAACGTGGACGGATTCCGCCCGACCAGCTGTTGGCGGTGGTTGGAGGGTCTGGCTCTCTTGAGCAACGACGTGGGGGCCTTCCGGCTGGCATCGGTTTGGTTGCGGCTGATGACCCTTCCGCTCAGCAGGTCTGGACGGCTCCGATCCAGCTGCTTGCGGTGAAGCCGCAGCAACTCGATGCTGTTGCAGCAGCTGCAGCACCTGTTGCGGGTCAACCGCTGCTGATTTCTGTGTTGGCGGGGGTGTCTCTGGCGCGGTTGCAGCGTTTGTTTCCCGGTCATCGCTGTGTGCGGGCGGTGCCCAACACCCCTGCGCTGGTGGGAGCTGGTTTGACAGCTCTGGCCTGGGGGGAGGGGATCGACCAAGGGCAACGGGATCAGGTGCGGCAGCTGTTCGCCGATGTGGGCGAAGTTCTGGAGTTGGCGGAAGCCAAACTCGATGCGTTCCTTGCCCTCACCTCGTCGGGCCCTGCCTTTGTGGCCTTGGTGGCGGAAGCCATGGCTGATGGGGCTGTTGCTGCCGGTCTTCCCAGAGACCTGGCCCTGCGGCTGAGCCACCGCACCCTGGCTGGAACGGCTGAGCTGCTGGACCGTCGCAATCTGCACCCTGCCCAGCTCAAGGACATGGTCACCTCCCCGGGGGGGACCACCATCGCCGGCGTTCGCGCGCTCGAACGCATCGGCCTGCGCTCCGCCTTGATCGAAGCAGTGGTCGCTGCTGCGGAACGCAGCCGAGAGCTGGCCTAG
- a CDS encoding cell division protein SepF, giving the protein MSLISRLRAVVAGDDYLDGELDDFAYDDEQDDQDQRALQADGGALATIGDANPFDLGGDLPGSNVIGMPGISNAAAEVNVMEPRSFDEMPRAIQALRERKTVILNLTMMEPDQAQRAVDFVAGGTFAIDGHQERVGESIFLFAPSCVTVTNTGHDEASAPTVVSREADVADVDESASAPSPAWGAAAL; this is encoded by the coding sequence GTGTCGCTGATCTCCCGTCTCCGTGCCGTCGTCGCTGGCGATGACTATCTCGATGGCGAATTGGATGATTTCGCCTACGACGACGAGCAAGATGACCAGGACCAGCGCGCCTTGCAGGCTGACGGAGGGGCGTTGGCCACCATTGGAGATGCCAACCCGTTTGATCTCGGTGGTGATCTGCCTGGATCCAACGTGATCGGCATGCCCGGCATCAGCAATGCTGCTGCTGAGGTGAATGTGATGGAACCCCGCAGCTTCGATGAAATGCCTCGGGCCATTCAGGCTCTGCGGGAGCGCAAGACCGTCATCCTCAACCTCACGATGATGGAGCCCGACCAGGCCCAGCGTGCTGTTGATTTCGTTGCTGGTGGCACCTTCGCGATCGATGGTCACCAGGAGCGCGTCGGCGAGAGCATCTTCCTGTTCGCCCCCAGCTGCGTCACCGTCACCAACACCGGTCATGACGAAGCCTCGGCTCCAACGGTGGTGAGCCGTGAGGCCGATGTGGCCGATGTTGATGAATCCGCCAGCGCCCCCTCGCCCGCCTGGGGAGCAGCCGCTCTCTGA
- a CDS encoding YggS family pyridoxal phosphate-dependent enzyme — translation MTDSLAARWQALNLDRPSSTKLLAVSKGHPAAAVRCVAEFGQFDFGESRVQEALPKQEELIDLNLRWHFIGRLQSNKVRPVVKAFDVIHSVDSLSLAERVSRIAVEEARHPDVLLQVKLRPDPSKGGLSADELSAIWSDLQALPGLRISGLMTMAPLDMAAEQRKALFSDCRALADQLALAECSMGMSTDWKEAAEAGSTWLRIGSALFGPRLVSTDAAN, via the coding sequence TTGACCGATTCACTCGCTGCGCGGTGGCAGGCGCTCAATCTCGACCGTCCTTCCTCCACCAAACTCCTGGCCGTCAGCAAAGGGCACCCAGCAGCTGCTGTGCGTTGCGTGGCTGAATTTGGTCAGTTTGATTTCGGGGAAAGCCGCGTTCAGGAGGCTTTGCCGAAGCAAGAGGAGCTGATCGATCTGAACTTGCGCTGGCATTTCATCGGTCGCTTGCAGAGCAACAAAGTGCGGCCGGTGGTGAAGGCTTTCGATGTCATTCACTCGGTGGATTCCCTGTCGCTGGCCGAACGGGTGTCGCGCATCGCTGTGGAGGAGGCCCGTCACCCTGACGTTCTGCTGCAGGTGAAACTGCGCCCTGATCCCAGTAAGGGGGGGCTGTCGGCCGATGAACTAAGCGCCATCTGGTCCGACCTGCAGGCTCTGCCGGGGTTGCGGATCTCGGGCCTGATGACCATGGCGCCGCTCGACATGGCCGCAGAGCAGCGCAAGGCGTTGTTTTCCGACTGCCGAGCTTTAGCCGATCAGCTCGCCTTGGCGGAGTGCTCAATGGGGATGAGCACGGACTGGAAAGAGGCCGCTGAAGCGGGCAGCACCTGGCTCAGGATCGGCTCGGCCTTGTTCGGCCCGAGATTGGTGTCAACAGACGCTGCGAATTGA
- a CDS encoding PipX family protein → MASERYLNHPTFGMLYRVAPAGEGRDVYATLYAQRMFFLVTLQPRGAQFEVIPYGDARHHAEVHLGRCRRNGSEDLDSWTQLFDQTFI, encoded by the coding sequence ATGGCGTCCGAGCGATATCTGAATCACCCCACCTTCGGGATGCTCTACAGGGTGGCTCCGGCTGGAGAAGGTCGTGACGTCTACGCCACGCTGTACGCCCAGCGGATGTTCTTCCTGGTGACGCTCCAGCCCCGTGGCGCCCAATTCGAGGTGATTCCCTACGGAGACGCGCGTCACCACGCTGAGGTGCACCTGGGCCGCTGCCGGCGGAATGGGTCAGAGGATCTGGACTCCTGGACTCAGCTGTTCGATCAGACGTTCATCTGA
- a CDS encoding energy-coupling factor transporter transmembrane protein EcfT, with product MDWLRQVPMGQYVDGSTGWLRRLDPRLKLAWSLVFLLTPVLAGPLWRVGLVVALVLITLGSGLARSLWWRSVLLLTALAVVVGLLSMLLPAVDPPAAFPLRSPAELSGLEMEGPSWDLLRLGPLQLGGLQLGPLVVDRASALLGLRTSTLIFTVIHSVNLMLITTPPEDLVWALSWCLAPLKWVGCPVERLGFQLLLALRFLPLVQEELQNLLRSLASRAVNLGQLGFKAGFGLVLAVGERLLANILLRAEQGADALVARGGRILGPSYFRMPPDRPAPLLNGLAMLALVLVIGLRGQYGAL from the coding sequence ATGGACTGGTTGCGCCAGGTCCCCATGGGCCAATACGTCGATGGCTCCACGGGTTGGCTCCGGCGCCTGGACCCTCGCCTGAAGCTGGCCTGGTCCCTTGTCTTTCTGCTCACGCCTGTTCTGGCGGGGCCCCTCTGGCGCGTTGGTCTGGTGGTGGCTCTGGTGCTGATCACCCTTGGCAGTGGACTGGCACGCTCGCTGTGGTGGCGGTCTGTGCTGCTGCTGACGGCCTTGGCCGTTGTGGTGGGCCTCTTGTCGATGTTGTTGCCGGCGGTGGATCCTCCTGCAGCCTTCCCGCTGCGCAGTCCCGCTGAGCTTTCCGGGCTCGAGATGGAGGGCCCTTCCTGGGATCTGCTGCGCCTCGGCCCCCTGCAGTTGGGCGGTCTCCAGCTGGGCCCGCTGGTAGTTGATCGTGCCTCGGCGCTGCTGGGGCTGCGCACGTCGACCCTGATCTTCACTGTGATTCACAGCGTCAATCTGATGCTGATCACGACCCCCCCAGAGGATCTGGTCTGGGCCCTCAGCTGGTGCCTGGCTCCCTTGAAGTGGGTTGGGTGTCCTGTGGAGCGACTGGGGTTTCAATTGCTGCTGGCACTTCGCTTTTTGCCTCTGGTGCAGGAAGAGCTCCAGAATCTGCTGCGCTCTCTCGCCAGCCGCGCTGTCAACCTCGGTCAGCTGGGCTTCAAGGCTGGTTTCGGCTTGGTGTTGGCCGTCGGGGAGCGGCTGCTGGCCAACATCCTTCTCAGGGCTGAGCAGGGGGCCGATGCTCTAGTCGCCCGTGGCGGCCGAATTCTCGGTCCGTCGTACTTCCGCATGCCGCCTGATCGTCCTGCTCCCCTGCTGAATGGACTGGCGATGCTCGCTCTGGTGTTGGTGATCGGGCTTCGGGGTCAGTACGGTGCTCTATGA
- the der gene encoding ribosome biogenesis GTPase Der: protein MARPVVAIIGRPNVGKSTLVNRLCRSREAIVHDQPGVTRDRTYQDGYWGDREFKVVDTGGLVFDDDSEFLPEIREQAALALEEASVALVIVDGQQGLTAADESIAEFLRSHRCPKLLAVNKCESPEQGLAMAGEFWGLGLGEPHPISAIHGAGTGELLDQVLTFLPPKDQEGDEEEPIQMAIIGRPNVGKSSLLNAICGEQRAIVSPIRGTTRDTIDTSIIRENRPWRLVDTAGIRRRRSVNYGPEFFGINRSFKAIERSDVCVLVIDALDGVTEQDQRLAGRIEEDGRACVVVVNKWDAVEKDSHTMTAMEKELRSKLYFLDWAPMLFTSALTGQRVESIFALASLAVEQHRRRVSTSVVNEVLKEALSWRSPPTTRGGRQGKLYYGTQVASRPPSFTLFVNDPKLFGETYRRYVERQIREGLGFDGSPLRLFWRGKQQRDAERDLARQQSRKG, encoded by the coding sequence TTGGCGCGTCCTGTCGTCGCAATCATCGGACGCCCCAATGTCGGTAAGTCGACCTTGGTGAACCGGCTTTGCCGCAGCCGGGAGGCCATCGTTCACGATCAGCCAGGCGTGACGCGTGATCGCACTTACCAGGATGGTTACTGGGGCGATCGGGAATTCAAGGTTGTCGACACCGGTGGACTGGTCTTCGACGATGACAGTGAGTTTCTGCCGGAGATCCGGGAGCAGGCGGCGCTCGCGCTCGAGGAAGCCAGTGTGGCTCTGGTGATCGTGGATGGTCAGCAGGGGCTCACCGCCGCTGACGAATCCATCGCGGAATTTCTACGCAGTCACCGCTGTCCCAAGCTTCTGGCGGTGAACAAGTGCGAATCGCCGGAACAGGGCCTGGCGATGGCCGGCGAATTCTGGGGCCTTGGGCTGGGTGAACCCCATCCAATCTCGGCCATCCATGGCGCAGGCACCGGAGAGCTGCTGGATCAGGTGCTCACCTTTTTGCCCCCGAAGGATCAGGAGGGTGACGAGGAAGAGCCGATTCAGATGGCCATAATCGGACGGCCGAATGTCGGTAAATCCAGTCTTCTGAATGCCATCTGCGGAGAGCAGCGGGCGATTGTCAGCCCGATCCGCGGCACCACCCGCGACACGATTGATACCAGCATCATTCGTGAGAATCGCCCCTGGCGCTTAGTCGATACCGCAGGCATCCGGAGGCGTCGCAGCGTCAACTACGGCCCGGAATTTTTCGGCATCAACCGCAGTTTCAAGGCCATTGAACGCAGTGATGTTTGTGTTCTGGTGATCGATGCCCTCGATGGGGTGACCGAGCAGGATCAGCGCCTGGCGGGCCGCATTGAAGAGGACGGGCGTGCCTGCGTGGTGGTCGTCAACAAATGGGACGCCGTGGAAAAAGACAGCCACACCATGACGGCGATGGAAAAGGAGCTGCGCTCCAAGCTCTATTTCCTTGATTGGGCTCCGATGCTGTTCACTTCGGCGCTGACGGGCCAGCGGGTGGAGAGCATCTTTGCTTTGGCCTCCTTGGCGGTTGAGCAGCACCGTCGCCGCGTCAGTACGTCCGTTGTGAACGAGGTGCTCAAGGAAGCGCTGAGCTGGCGCAGCCCACCCACCACCCGCGGTGGACGCCAGGGAAAGCTGTATTACGGCACCCAGGTGGCCAGCAGGCCCCCCAGCTTCACCCTGTTCGTCAACGACCCCAAATTGTTCGGTGAGACCTACCGGCGCTATGTGGAGCGGCAGATCCGCGAGGGCCTCGGTTTTGATGGCAGCCCGTTGCGCCTGTTCTGGCGCGGCAAGCAACAGCGCGATGCCGAACGGGACCTGGCCCGTCAGCAGAGTCGCAAAGGCTGA
- a CDS encoding L,D-transpeptidase, which translates to MLELVASLVVDLSDQRLTVYNSDQEVVRVIPVSTGKASTPTPIFNSKGLTKYRSTTMYGRTYTVPGVPFTMCVSANEAICLHAAPWQENAGQPFGVPRSHGCVRMPMNHPRWLFHNTPKGTPITIQA; encoded by the coding sequence ATGCTCGAGCTCGTCGCCAGCCTTGTGGTCGACCTCTCCGATCAACGCCTGACCGTCTACAACAGCGATCAGGAGGTGGTTCGCGTGATTCCGGTCAGCACCGGCAAGGCCTCCACACCAACCCCGATCTTCAACAGCAAGGGCCTTACGAAATACCGATCCACCACGATGTACGGACGCACCTACACCGTTCCAGGGGTGCCGTTCACGATGTGCGTGAGTGCGAATGAGGCCATTTGCCTCCACGCCGCCCCCTGGCAGGAGAACGCCGGGCAACCCTTCGGCGTGCCCCGCAGCCATGGCTGTGTGCGCATGCCGATGAACCATCCCCGTTGGTTGTTCCACAACACCCCGAAAGGCACACCCATCACGATTCAGGCCTGA
- a CDS encoding DUF1823 family protein: MLHNAIDMPWPLSRSLLLQILEDRCSDRFVCERIWERLGYQPSEPQWCAGPDTPSEWADAFPQAPELIAERPASVRLTRSVPKEHKQLLKQQLNFAGYRIGDLYPRRTRRATAVNWLLAWLAQQGEPLPEQGPLGPELPPPDDPVQGHPGDLPVK, encoded by the coding sequence ATGCTGCACAACGCAATCGACATGCCCTGGCCGCTCAGTCGTTCGTTGCTGTTGCAGATCCTCGAGGACCGCTGCAGCGATCGCTTTGTCTGCGAAAGGATCTGGGAACGTCTGGGCTATCAGCCCTCTGAACCGCAGTGGTGCGCCGGTCCTGACACACCCTCCGAATGGGCCGATGCCTTCCCCCAGGCTCCCGAGTTGATCGCGGAGCGTCCGGCGTCGGTTCGTTTGACCCGCTCGGTTCCCAAGGAACACAAACAGCTGCTCAAGCAACAGCTCAACTTCGCGGGTTACCGCATCGGTGACTTGTACCCCCGCCGCACTCGACGAGCCACTGCCGTGAACTGGCTGTTGGCCTGGCTGGCCCAGCAGGGCGAGCCTCTGCCGGAGCAGGGGCCCTTGGGCCCTGAGCTTCCCCCTCCAGACGATCCGGTGCAGGGGCACCCCGGCGATCTGCCAGTGAAGTGA
- the dusB gene encoding tRNA dihydrouridine synthase DusB, whose product MIASPPLQLPGNGIARQLRCRVLQSPLAGVSDRVFRGLVRRWAPDALLFTEMVNATSLEMGHGLCKVESLAEESGPIGVQLFDHRPQAMADAARRAEASGAFLIDINMGCPVRKIARKGGGSGLIRDPGLAIQIVEAVADAVAVPVTVKTRLGWCGSDADPVHWCQQLEQAGAQLLTLHGRTREQGFKGAADWSAIRQVREALTIPLIANGDINSPDDALRCLNQTGAAGVMVGRGTMGSPWLVGQIDAALAGRSIPATPDPSARLALARDQLDGLVQDRGDHGLLIARKHMGWTCTGFPGASRLRHDLMRAPTPAQARDLLTQQIDALAASA is encoded by the coding sequence ATGATTGCTTCACCCCCCCTGCAGCTGCCCGGCAATGGCATCGCGCGTCAGCTGCGCTGCCGCGTGTTGCAGTCGCCGCTGGCAGGAGTGAGCGATCGGGTGTTTCGCGGCCTGGTTCGACGCTGGGCGCCCGATGCCCTGTTGTTCACCGAAATGGTGAATGCCACCAGCCTCGAGATGGGGCATGGACTCTGCAAGGTGGAGTCGCTCGCCGAGGAATCCGGCCCCATCGGCGTGCAACTGTTCGACCATCGCCCCCAGGCCATGGCCGATGCGGCACGACGGGCCGAAGCCAGTGGCGCTTTTCTGATCGACATCAACATGGGCTGCCCGGTGCGGAAGATTGCCCGCAAAGGGGGCGGTTCCGGGTTGATCCGTGATCCGGGGCTGGCCATTCAAATCGTGGAAGCGGTGGCGGACGCCGTGGCCGTCCCCGTCACGGTGAAGACACGCCTGGGTTGGTGTGGCAGTGATGCCGATCCCGTGCACTGGTGCCAGCAATTGGAACAAGCCGGGGCACAACTGCTCACGCTGCATGGACGCACCCGCGAGCAGGGCTTCAAGGGTGCCGCGGACTGGAGCGCCATCAGGCAGGTGCGGGAGGCCCTCACGATCCCGCTGATCGCAAACGGCGACATCAACAGCCCCGACGATGCCCTGCGCTGCCTGAATCAGACCGGCGCAGCGGGCGTGATGGTGGGCCGAGGCACGATGGGATCCCCATGGCTGGTGGGGCAGATCGACGCCGCCCTGGCCGGTCGCTCAATCCCCGCCACGCCGGATCCTTCAGCACGACTTGCGCTGGCCCGCGATCAACTGGATGGCCTCGTGCAGGATCGCGGTGACCACGGGCTTCTGATTGCCCGCAAACACATGGGCTGGACCTGCACAGGCTTCCCCGGTGCCTCGCGACTGCGTCATGACCTGATGCGGGCCCCCACACCCGCCCAGGCCAGGGATCTGCTGACCCAGCAGATCGATGCCCTTGCTGCGTCCGCTTGA